One genomic segment of Candidatus Methylomirabilota bacterium includes these proteins:
- a CDS encoding TRAP transporter large permease: protein MEWLLLAIVVALTLLSVPIAWALALTTILFLVVTGAAPLTLVPLTLFSGASSFPLLAIPLFILAGGLMETGGISLRLVNLAHSVVGFVRGGLAMATVVATMIQSEISGSSVADAAAIGKVVIPAMARRGYPRALSAAIVSNAASAAILIPPSIPMIIYAWMAEVSVGKMFFAGFLPGFFAGGAMMALCYYYARKLDLPREQSFSIVRVGRATRDAFWALIIPVVIFGGIFAGIATATEVAALAAVAALAIGLFIYRELGRGNLVSILRESVSQTAVVMMIVACSAVLGWYLTNEQIPQKFARAILETTTNKYLVLFFLNIFFFVTGMFLHSAAAIILIVPIVMPLVRQLGIDPIHFGIIITINLGVGQQTPPVATVLFTTSAIAGLPFWEVFKAGWAFTVVLALVTLVVTYFPPMSLVLVDLLFR, encoded by the coding sequence ATGGAGTGGCTGCTCCTCGCCATCGTCGTCGCGCTGACGCTCCTCAGCGTTCCCATCGCCTGGGCGCTGGCGCTGACGACGATCCTCTTCCTGGTGGTCACGGGCGCCGCGCCGCTGACGCTCGTGCCCCTGACCCTCTTCTCCGGCGCCTCCAGCTTCCCGCTGCTCGCCATCCCGCTCTTCATCCTGGCCGGCGGGCTCATGGAGACGGGCGGCATCTCGCTCCGGCTGGTCAACCTCGCCCACAGCGTCGTCGGCTTCGTCCGGGGCGGCCTGGCCATGGCCACGGTGGTGGCCACCATGATCCAGTCGGAGATCTCGGGCTCTTCCGTGGCCGACGCCGCCGCCATCGGCAAGGTGGTCATCCCGGCCATGGCCAGGCGCGGGTACCCCCGGGCGCTGTCGGCCGCGATCGTGTCGAACGCGGCCTCGGCGGCGATCCTCATCCCGCCCTCGATCCCGATGATCATCTACGCGTGGATGGCCGAGGTCTCGGTCGGCAAGATGTTCTTCGCCGGCTTCCTGCCGGGCTTCTTCGCGGGCGGCGCCATGATGGCGCTCTGCTACTACTACGCCCGCAAGCTCGACCTGCCCCGCGAGCAGTCCTTCTCGATCGTGCGCGTGGGTCGCGCCACCCGCGATGCCTTCTGGGCGTTGATCATCCCCGTCGTCATCTTCGGCGGCATCTTCGCCGGGATCGCCACGGCCACGGAGGTGGCGGCACTGGCGGCGGTGGCCGCGCTGGCGATCGGCCTCTTCATCTACCGCGAGCTCGGCCGGGGAAATCTGGTATCCATCCTGAGGGAGTCGGTCTCGCAGACGGCGGTGGTCATGATGATCGTCGCCTGCTCGGCGGTGCTGGGCTGGTACCTCACCAACGAGCAGATCCCTCAGAAGTTCGCCCGCGCCATCCTCGAGACCACCACCAACAAGTACCTGGTGCTCTTCTTCCTGAACATCTTCTTCTTCGTGACGGGGATGTTCCTGCACTCGGCGGCGGCGATCATCCTCATCGTGCCGATCGTCATGCCGCTCGTCCGCCAGCTCGGGATCGACCCGATCCACTTCGGGATCATCATCACCATCAACCTCGGGGTCGGCCAGCAGACGCCGCCGGTGGCTACGGTGCTCTTCACCACCTCCGCCATCGCCGGGCTGCCGTTCTGGGAGGTCTTCAAGGCCGGTTGGGCGTTCACGGTCGTCCTGGCCCTCGTGACGCTCGTCGTCACCTACTTCCCGCCGATGTCGCTCGTCCTGGTCGACCTGCTGTTCCGGTAG
- a CDS encoding TRAP transporter small permease — protein sequence MALLVAMVALVTVGVFFRYVVDASLSWYDEFASYLLVWLSFYGAVVATYRGRHISFETLAERMGARARRLMAVVSELLSIVFQGVLLVYGIALVRAVGHETAVSIEVVRMGWIYSVLPISGGLMLLVSLVRLGLLLRGDQRLAPPEARAPVVVSSE from the coding sequence ATGGCCCTGCTGGTGGCCATGGTGGCTCTGGTGACCGTCGGCGTCTTCTTCCGTTACGTCGTCGACGCCTCGCTGTCCTGGTACGACGAGTTCGCGTCGTACCTCCTGGTGTGGCTCTCCTTCTACGGCGCCGTGGTGGCGACCTACCGCGGCCGCCACATCAGCTTCGAGACTCTGGCCGAGCGGATGGGGGCGCGCGCCCGCCGCCTGATGGCGGTGGTCAGCGAGCTGCTGAGCATCGTCTTCCAGGGAGTGCTGCTGGTGTACGGCATCGCCCTGGTCCGGGCGGTGGGTCACGAGACCGCGGTGTCCATCGAGGTGGTCCGGATGGGCTGGATCTACAGTGTGCTGCCGATCAGCGGCGGCCTCATGCTCCTGGTGAGCCTCGTCCGCCTCGGCCTCCTCCTGCGGGGCGACCAGCGGCTGGCGCCGCCCGAGGCCCGCGCTCCGGTCGTGGTGAGCAGCGAGTAG
- a CDS encoding TRAP transporter substrate-binding protein → MARLIVAVFTAVLLLPLALPDRAAAQQVIRLGHVGFPGSLFDIVAAEYAKKVNEALKGKVEMRVFHSSQLGTDEQMIKGIKVGAPEMFIPSTIMSTVEQKYGVFEMPYIIVSRAHMKKVAEHREVTKALFDPLPKQGVRVIGVWENGFRHITNNVRPIVKPEDLKGVKLRVPSGVWRVKMFKAYGANPSPMAFAEVYSALQQGVMDGQENPLAQIWSGKFHEVQKHISMTGHVYSPAYILVSESFWQKLPPDQRQVIEAISAEMGDYARTTGERLDRELLEKMTAAGKIKVNEADKEAFIKASAPIYQEFGTEVAGGSDLIKLIQSLR, encoded by the coding sequence ATGGCACGTCTCATCGTCGCTGTCTTCACCGCCGTCCTGCTCCTGCCGCTGGCTCTTCCCGACCGGGCGGCGGCCCAGCAGGTGATCCGGCTCGGGCACGTCGGGTTTCCCGGCTCGCTGTTCGACATCGTCGCCGCGGAGTACGCGAAAAAGGTCAACGAGGCCCTCAAGGGCAAGGTCGAGATGCGCGTCTTCCACTCCAGCCAGCTCGGCACCGACGAGCAGATGATCAAGGGCATCAAGGTGGGCGCGCCGGAGATGTTCATCCCCTCCACGATCATGAGCACGGTGGAGCAGAAGTACGGCGTCTTCGAGATGCCCTACATCATCGTGAGCCGGGCTCACATGAAGAAGGTGGCCGAGCACCGGGAGGTCACGAAGGCGCTCTTCGACCCGCTGCCCAAGCAGGGCGTCCGCGTGATCGGCGTGTGGGAGAACGGCTTCCGTCACATCACCAACAACGTCCGGCCCATCGTGAAGCCCGAGGACCTCAAGGGCGTCAAGCTCCGGGTGCCGAGCGGCGTGTGGCGCGTCAAGATGTTCAAGGCCTACGGCGCCAACCCCTCGCCGATGGCGTTCGCCGAGGTTTACTCCGCGCTCCAGCAGGGCGTGATGGACGGGCAGGAGAACCCGCTGGCCCAGATCTGGTCGGGCAAGTTTCACGAGGTCCAGAAGCACATCTCCATGACCGGGCACGTCTACTCGCCGGCCTACATCCTGGTCAGCGAGAGCTTCTGGCAGAAGCTGCCGCCGGACCAGCGCCAGGTGATCGAGGCCATCAGTGCCGAGATGGGGGACTACGCCCGGACCACCGGCGAGCGCCTGGACCGGGAGCTGCTCGAGAAGATGACGGCCGCCGGCAAGATCAAGGTCAACGAGGCGGACAAGGAGGCCTTCATCAAGGCCTCGGCGCCGATCTACCAGGAATTCGGCACGGAGGTCGCTGGGGGCAGTGACCTGATCAAGCTCATCCAGTCCCTGCGCTAG
- a CDS encoding 4Fe-4S binding protein yields the protein MRIDEYKCVACGNCIPVCPVGAIYIDPAIGRARVNQAECVECHACYRGMSKEHLFPPMVRGIRRVAKGLRFRFDPEPDICPTDALTPQALTWPRIVRRAFSDPQVPHESTGIHGRGTAEVKTNDVTGRVKEGEAGFVIEFGRPGLGAWFREIQEMTQALAALGVEFEKKNPVTSLMTDQVRGLIREDILGEKVLSAIVELKTGLEQVPTVLRTIRGVSRRLETVVAVGVSTRCDEQGQDRLRALLEAEGYPAYRGKTNLGLGHATVDVRAAGRRWAGPRPSEASL from the coding sequence ATGAGGATCGACGAGTACAAGTGCGTCGCCTGCGGCAACTGCATCCCGGTCTGCCCCGTCGGCGCCATCTATATCGATCCGGCGATTGGCCGGGCGCGGGTGAATCAGGCCGAATGCGTCGAGTGCCACGCCTGCTATCGGGGCATGTCGAAGGAGCATCTCTTTCCCCCGATGGTCCGGGGCATCCGGCGGGTGGCCAAGGGGCTCCGCTTCCGCTTCGATCCCGAGCCCGACATCTGCCCCACCGACGCGTTGACGCCGCAAGCCCTCACCTGGCCGCGCATCGTACGGCGGGCCTTCTCCGATCCCCAGGTGCCGCACGAGTCCACCGGTATCCACGGGCGCGGCACCGCCGAGGTCAAGACCAACGACGTGACGGGGCGGGTGAAGGAGGGCGAGGCGGGGTTCGTCATCGAGTTCGGGCGGCCAGGCCTCGGGGCCTGGTTCCGGGAGATCCAGGAGATGACGCAGGCGCTCGCCGCGCTCGGCGTCGAGTTCGAGAAGAAGAACCCGGTGACGTCACTGATGACCGATCAGGTCCGGGGCCTGATCCGGGAGGACATCCTGGGGGAAAAGGTGCTGTCGGCCATCGTCGAGCTCAAGACCGGCCTGGAGCAGGTGCCCACGGTGCTCCGCACCATCCGCGGGGTGTCGCGGCGCCTCGAGACGGTGGTCGCGGTGGGGGTGTCGACGAGGTGCGACGAGCAGGGCCAGGACCGGCTCCGCGCGCTGCTCGAGGCCGAGGGCTACCCGGCGTACCGCGGCAAGACCAATCTCGGGCTGGGTCACGCCACGGTGGATGTGCGAGCCGCAGGACGCCGGTGGGCTGGGCCCCGCCCGTCCGAGGCGAGCCTATGA
- a CDS encoding PCYCGC motif-containing (lipo)protein, whose protein sequence is MTGRTVVVGLLAAGLALAAGAWWLRGEGAGPVTIDSIGDRVQAVPRGRLPVFAAKPEVAELYRFAATEGDWAASVPCTCGCAELGHTSNRACYIKAETAERVTFTSHAAT, encoded by the coding sequence GTGACGGGGAGGACCGTCGTGGTGGGACTCCTGGCGGCGGGGCTCGCCCTCGCCGCCGGGGCCTGGTGGCTGCGCGGCGAGGGTGCAGGCCCGGTGACCATCGACAGCATCGGCGATCGGGTGCAGGCGGTCCCGCGGGGGCGGCTGCCCGTCTTCGCCGCGAAGCCCGAGGTGGCGGAGCTCTACCGCTTCGCGGCCACCGAGGGCGACTGGGCGGCCTCGGTGCCCTGCACGTGCGGGTGCGCGGAGCTGGGCCACACCTCCAACCGCGCCTGCTACATCAAGGCGGAGACCGCCGAGCGCGTCACCTTCACCAGCCACGCCGCGACGTGA
- the amrB gene encoding AmmeMemoRadiSam system protein B codes for MSADAPRLRSIEVSPVEHEGERLVALRDPAGYTASVLLLPLPLLEVLALFDGQHSILDIQAELARRHGEIVPRTGIEEVIAALDEHGFMESVRFAARRGAIDGAFLAAAVRPAAHADSAYPADPEELRRAMDAFFTTSGGPGAIDRTAARADGLRAVIAPHIDYHRGGPAYAWAYRDLAERSDADLFVIFGTCHAGMPDPFALTRKDYDTPFGPAPVDRDFVERLAARAGQDCFASEAAHRVEHSIEFQAVFLRYLSAGRRDIAIVPVLASFAHEALAERRRVEDDPRVPRFLEALGETIAASGRRVALIAGADLAHVGPRFGDPQPVSPSELGRIEREDRAMLGAVESGDAGAFFDSVASDNDRRRICGLSPIYALLRALGGGAGALRHYGQWPDPRGVVSYASVVF; via the coding sequence ATGAGCGCGGACGCACCCCGGCTCCGATCCATCGAGGTCTCCCCCGTCGAGCACGAGGGAGAGCGGCTCGTCGCGCTCCGCGACCCGGCCGGCTACACGGCTTCGGTCTTGCTCCTGCCGCTACCGCTGCTGGAGGTGCTGGCGCTCTTCGATGGCCAGCACTCGATCCTCGATATCCAGGCGGAGCTGGCCCGGCGCCATGGAGAGATCGTGCCGCGAACTGGCATCGAGGAGGTCATCGCGGCGCTGGACGAGCACGGGTTCATGGAGAGCGTGCGGTTCGCGGCCCGGCGGGGGGCGATCGACGGGGCGTTTCTCGCGGCCGCGGTCCGGCCGGCGGCCCACGCCGACAGCGCCTACCCCGCGGATCCGGAGGAGCTTCGCCGGGCGATGGACGCCTTCTTCACGACCTCCGGCGGGCCCGGCGCGATCGACCGCACGGCCGCGCGTGCCGACGGGCTCCGAGCTGTGATCGCGCCCCACATCGACTACCACCGCGGCGGGCCCGCGTACGCGTGGGCCTACCGCGACCTGGCCGAGCGGAGCGACGCCGACCTCTTCGTCATCTTCGGCACCTGTCACGCCGGGATGCCCGACCCGTTCGCGCTCACGCGGAAGGACTACGACACGCCGTTCGGGCCGGCCCCCGTCGATCGTGACTTCGTCGAGCGGCTCGCCGCGCGCGCGGGCCAGGACTGCTTCGCCTCCGAGGCGGCGCACCGCGTGGAGCACTCGATCGAGTTCCAGGCGGTCTTCCTCCGCTACCTCTCCGCCGGGCGGCGGGACATCGCGATCGTCCCCGTCCTCGCCAGCTTCGCCCACGAGGCGCTGGCCGAGCGCCGCCGCGTCGAAGACGATCCACGCGTTCCCAGATTTCTCGAGGCGCTGGGTGAGACGATCGCGGCCAGCGGACGCCGCGTGGCGCTCATCGCCGGAGCCGACCTGGCCCACGTGGGGCCGCGCTTCGGCGACCCCCAGCCGGTCTCGCCGAGCGAGCTCGGCCGCATCGAGCGGGAGGACCGCGCCATGCTGGGGGCGGTGGAGAGCGGCGATGCCGGCGCCTTCTTCGACTCGGTCGCGAGCGACAACGACCGGCGGAGGATCTGCGGGCTCTCCCCGATCTACGCCCTCTTGCGCGCGCTCGGCGGCGGCGCGGGGGCCCTGCGGCACTATGGCCAGTGGCCGGATCCTCGCGGCGTCGTCAGCTACGCCAGCGTGGTGTTCTGA
- a CDS encoding M20 family metallopeptidase: protein MAVGPRIEGALAHIDEAELVALTRDLVRIPSVVRPDDPHTTEVAVAQYIERWFVKESLNVEIQPVAPGRPNVVAWLGDKGEGRSLLLEGHTDVVTEGDPTEWRYPPFSGELADGRIWGRGAADMKGGLAAAMIAAAAIKRSGVPLGGRLVVGALVDEEGDMLGVKHLCATPIGQELDAAIICEPEQNQLCLEQRGVVWARVLIRGRMAHGAMPEAGVNPIAGLAALLHQAPRLERRLRRLCRRSRYLRPPTVTATVVQAPVHGAPQSNVIPSAAQATLDIRLTPGPDEAVVSAEIERACRAAAASVPGLSVEWRALDGFRLPTTVDRREPLVRAMMTAVRQATGRRPVLGGVPGSTDGTILRMRRGIPIVTCGPGNRLIAHQVNECVEISDLVDAARIYTASALNFLNI from the coding sequence GTGGCGGTCGGACCTCGCATCGAAGGGGCGCTCGCCCACATCGACGAAGCGGAGTTGGTCGCGCTGACGCGCGACCTCGTCCGTATTCCGAGCGTGGTCCGTCCCGATGACCCTCACACCACCGAGGTGGCCGTCGCCCAGTACATCGAGCGCTGGTTCGTCAAGGAAAGCCTGAACGTCGAGATCCAGCCGGTCGCCCCGGGTCGGCCCAACGTCGTCGCCTGGCTGGGCGACAAGGGCGAGGGACGGAGCCTGCTGCTGGAGGGGCACACCGACGTCGTCACCGAGGGCGATCCGACCGAGTGGCGCTACCCGCCCTTCAGCGGCGAGCTTGCCGACGGTCGCATCTGGGGGCGCGGCGCCGCCGACATGAAGGGTGGCCTGGCCGCGGCGATGATCGCGGCCGCGGCGATCAAGCGGAGCGGCGTGCCGCTGGGTGGCCGTCTCGTAGTCGGCGCGCTGGTCGACGAGGAAGGGGACATGCTGGGCGTCAAGCACCTCTGTGCGACGCCGATCGGCCAGGAGCTGGACGCCGCCATCATCTGCGAGCCCGAGCAGAACCAGCTGTGCCTGGAACAGCGCGGCGTGGTGTGGGCCCGGGTCCTGATCCGCGGCCGCATGGCCCACGGCGCCATGCCGGAGGCGGGCGTGAATCCGATCGCGGGGCTGGCGGCGCTACTCCACCAGGCACCCCGCCTCGAGCGCCGGCTGCGTCGACTGTGCCGGCGCAGCCGCTATCTCCGTCCGCCCACCGTCACGGCGACGGTGGTGCAGGCGCCCGTTCACGGCGCGCCCCAGTCGAACGTCATCCCGTCGGCGGCTCAGGCGACGCTGGACATCCGTCTCACGCCTGGGCCGGACGAGGCCGTGGTCTCGGCCGAGATCGAGCGCGCCTGTCGCGCCGCCGCGGCGAGTGTCCCCGGCCTCAGCGTCGAGTGGCGGGCCCTCGACGGCTTCCGCCTGCCGACTACGGTGGACCGGCGCGAGCCTCTGGTGCGCGCCATGATGACGGCCGTCCGCCAGGCGACGGGACGCCGCCCGGTCCTGGGCGGCGTGCCGGGCTCCACCGACGGCACGATTCTTCGCATGAGGCGGGGTATCCCGATCGTGACGTGCGGCCCCGGGAACCGGCTCATCGCGCACCAGGTGAACGAGTGCGTCGAGATATCGGACTTGGTCGATGCGGCAAGGATTTATACTGCGTCCGCTTTGAACTTCCTCAATATATGA
- a CDS encoding sodium:solute symporter family protein has protein sequence MILTAVDWAVIVAYFALSVTVALVYCRRAGASSEEFFLSGRAIPWWLAGTSMVATTFAADTPLAVTGLTVKHGIAGNWLWWSMAMSGMLTAVFYARLWRRAGVMTDAEFAEIRYSGGPAAFLRGFRACYLALAVNSIIIGWVTAAMAKILGLTLGVGKWQATIGLFVLTGLYSALAGLWGVLVTDFFQFALAMAGCIALAFFALGAVGGMSGLLAALHARFPDDAPLRLVPDLDSAWMPAMTFFVYVAVNWWASWYPGAEPGGGGYVAQRIMSAKDERHALLAAVWFNIAHYALRPWPWIIVALVSMVLYPGLADPESGYVRVMVDVLPPFWRGFLLAAFFAAYMSTISTQLNWGASYLVNDVYRRFWAPGHPETHYATVGRVATVGMMAISGVVTYYIGSVEGAWKFLLALGAGTGLVYLLRWYWWRVNAWSEVSAMTAALVVSLVVQFAFGLSADDPRAFACLLLITTAATTAVWLLVTFLTPPESPERLRRFYARVRPGGPGWWAVVPEARADGGLGAGLIQWVIGCVVVYLGLFGIGALVLGKLVAGGSAVVVGALLAAYLWRAAAEGPSRRRPQARVVS, from the coding sequence TTGATCCTCACCGCCGTCGACTGGGCGGTGATCGTCGCCTACTTCGCGCTCTCGGTGACGGTCGCGCTCGTCTACTGCCGGCGGGCCGGGGCCTCGTCGGAGGAGTTCTTCCTCTCCGGCCGCGCTATTCCCTGGTGGCTGGCCGGGACGTCCATGGTCGCGACGACCTTCGCCGCCGACACGCCGCTGGCGGTGACGGGCCTCACCGTGAAGCACGGGATCGCCGGCAACTGGCTCTGGTGGTCCATGGCCATGAGTGGCATGCTGACGGCGGTCTTCTACGCGCGCCTCTGGCGGCGGGCGGGCGTGATGACCGACGCCGAGTTCGCCGAGATCCGCTACTCGGGCGGGCCGGCCGCCTTTCTCCGCGGCTTCCGGGCCTGCTACCTGGCGCTGGCCGTCAACTCCATCATCATCGGCTGGGTGACGGCGGCGATGGCGAAGATCCTCGGCCTCACCCTCGGCGTGGGGAAGTGGCAGGCGACGATCGGGCTCTTCGTGCTGACGGGGCTCTACTCGGCGCTCGCGGGGCTGTGGGGGGTCCTCGTCACCGACTTCTTCCAGTTCGCCCTCGCCATGGCCGGCTGCATCGCGCTGGCGTTCTTCGCGCTGGGCGCGGTAGGCGGGATGAGCGGCCTGCTGGCCGCACTCCACGCGCGCTTCCCCGACGACGCGCCGCTCCGCCTGGTCCCCGATCTCGATTCGGCCTGGATGCCGGCGATGACGTTTTTCGTCTACGTCGCCGTCAACTGGTGGGCCTCCTGGTACCCCGGCGCCGAGCCGGGCGGGGGCGGGTACGTCGCCCAGCGGATCATGTCGGCCAAGGACGAGCGCCACGCGCTGCTGGCGGCGGTCTGGTTCAACATCGCCCACTACGCGCTCCGACCCTGGCCCTGGATCATCGTGGCGCTCGTCTCGATGGTCCTCTACCCGGGACTGGCCGACCCGGAGTCGGGATACGTGCGCGTGATGGTCGATGTCCTGCCGCCCTTCTGGCGCGGCTTCCTCCTGGCAGCGTTCTTCGCGGCGTACATGTCCACGATCTCCACCCAGCTCAACTGGGGCGCCTCCTATCTCGTCAACGACGTCTACCGCCGCTTCTGGGCACCGGGGCACCCGGAGACGCACTACGCAACGGTCGGCCGCGTGGCCACCGTGGGGATGATGGCGATCTCGGGCGTGGTCACGTACTACATCGGCTCCGTGGAAGGCGCCTGGAAGTTCCTGCTGGCGCTCGGCGCCGGCACCGGGCTCGTGTACCTGCTCCGCTGGTACTGGTGGCGCGTCAACGCCTGGTCGGAGGTGAGCGCGATGACCGCGGCGCTGGTCGTGTCGCTCGTCGTCCAGTTCGCCTTCGGCCTCAGCGCCGACGATCCGCGGGCCTTCGCCTGCCTTCTGCTCATCACGACCGCGGCCACGACCGCCGTCTGGCTCCTGGTGACCTTCCTCACCCCGCCGGAGTCGCCCGAGCGCCTGCGCCGATTCTATGCGCGGGTGCGGCCAGGGGGCCCGGGTTGGTGGGCGGTCGTCCCGGAGGCGAGAGCGGACGGCGGCCTGGGCGCGGGTCTGATCCAGTGGGTGATCGGGTGTGTCGTGGTGTACCTGGGGCTCTTCGGGATCGGCGCGCTCGTGCTCGGAAAGCTCGTCGCCGGCGGCAGCGCCGTGGTCGTCGGCGCGTTGCTCGCCGCCTATCTCTGGCGCGCCGCCGCCGAAGGCCCGTCGCGCCGGCGGCCCCAAGCCCGCGTGGTATCATAA
- the rmuC gene encoding DNA recombination protein RmuC: MLELGLIVGGLIIGAGLAWVVARGQFVAAALAEREVLGARLAATEALGDELRKQLTQHDLEVSELRHALEDERTLRAQAETRWEAARQNLEEQRRLLDQAQGQLGDVFKALSADALRETNSEFLALAKERLEAELGRRQEALDNLVRPLQEALGRYEVQLRELEASRQQAYGSLEAQVRTLTLHSAELQRETGNLVTALRTPNVRGRWGEITLHRVVELAGMTAHCDYVEQVTVEGEHGRLRPDMVVHLPAGRQIIVDAKVPLSAYLDTVTAKTPEERAAALARHAQQMRQHMTALAAKAYWEEFGKAAELVVMFIPGEAFVAAAADVDGSLIEDGMARQVVIATPTTLIALLRAIAFGWRQEQITTNAEEISELGRQLYDRLRILGEHFDEVGRSMARATAAFNRAVASMESRVLPAARRFRELGAATGGEIPVLEALDLQPRELNAPEFPRQLNAPELAP; this comes from the coding sequence GTGCTTGAACTCGGGCTCATCGTGGGGGGGCTGATCATCGGCGCGGGCCTGGCGTGGGTCGTGGCCCGCGGCCAGTTCGTGGCGGCGGCCCTGGCCGAGCGGGAGGTGCTCGGCGCGCGCCTCGCCGCGACCGAGGCCCTCGGGGACGAGCTGCGGAAGCAGCTCACCCAGCACGACCTGGAGGTATCGGAGTTGCGCCATGCGCTCGAGGACGAGCGGACGCTGCGGGCCCAGGCGGAAACGCGGTGGGAGGCGGCTCGCCAGAACCTGGAGGAGCAGCGACGGCTGCTCGACCAGGCCCAGGGGCAGCTCGGGGACGTGTTCAAGGCCTTGAGCGCCGACGCCCTTCGGGAGACCAACTCGGAGTTCCTGGCGCTGGCCAAGGAGCGTCTGGAGGCCGAGCTGGGACGGCGCCAGGAGGCCCTCGACAACCTGGTGCGTCCGCTCCAGGAGGCGCTCGGGCGGTACGAGGTGCAGCTCCGCGAGCTCGAGGCCAGCCGCCAGCAGGCCTACGGCAGCCTGGAGGCGCAGGTGCGCACGCTGACGCTCCACAGCGCCGAGCTCCAGCGCGAAACGGGGAACCTGGTCACCGCGCTCCGCACGCCCAACGTGCGCGGGCGGTGGGGGGAGATCACGCTCCACCGCGTGGTGGAGCTGGCCGGGATGACGGCGCACTGCGACTACGTCGAGCAGGTCACGGTGGAGGGGGAGCACGGGCGCTTGCGCCCCGACATGGTCGTGCACTTGCCGGCCGGACGCCAGATCATCGTGGACGCCAAAGTTCCGCTCTCCGCCTATCTCGACACGGTGACCGCGAAGACGCCCGAAGAGCGCGCCGCCGCGCTGGCCCGCCACGCCCAGCAGATGCGCCAGCACATGACGGCGCTGGCCGCCAAGGCCTACTGGGAGGAGTTCGGCAAGGCCGCCGAACTGGTGGTCATGTTCATCCCCGGCGAGGCCTTCGTCGCCGCGGCGGCGGACGTCGATGGCTCCCTGATCGAGGACGGCATGGCCCGGCAAGTGGTGATCGCCACGCCCACGACGCTCATCGCGCTGCTGCGCGCCATAGCCTTCGGCTGGCGGCAGGAGCAGATCACGACCAACGCCGAGGAGATCAGCGAGCTGGGGCGCCAGCTCTACGACCGTCTGCGGATTCTGGGTGAGCACTTCGACGAGGTCGGGCGGTCCATGGCACGCGCCACCGCCGCGTTCAACCGCGCCGTCGCCTCGATGGAATCGCGGGTGCTGCCGGCGGCGCGGAGGTTCCGGGAGCTCGGGGCGGCCACCGGCGGGGAGATCCCGGTCCTCGAAGCCCTGGACCTGCAGCCCCGGGAGTTGAACGCGCCCGAGTTTCCGCGCCAGCTCAACGCCCCCGAACTGGCGCCTTGA
- a CDS encoding TIGR02757 family protein yields the protein MRRADALGESLERLYREFDYAARVGRDAIQFPLRYADPRDREIVSLLTACLAYGRVELFGRALDGVLATMGPSPAAFVSGFEPRRDAGAFAGFRYRFNRPRDLVAFCIATRDLLARHGTLEKCFLAGDGDGRGPIGPALERFVRAFLDADLREVFPRGRLSRGYRHLFPVPSAGGPCKRLHLFLRWVVRREPPDFGLWTSLSPSRLLIPVDTHVENMSRAIGLTRRRSRTWRMVEEITRRLARIDPVDPVKYDFALCHKRMSGDCRDRRDRVVCGPCGLRGVCRHWRGHRA from the coding sequence ATGAGACGAGCCGACGCCCTGGGCGAGTCGCTCGAGCGGCTCTATCGCGAGTTCGACTACGCCGCGCGTGTCGGGCGCGACGCCATTCAGTTCCCCCTCCGCTACGCCGATCCCCGCGACCGCGAGATCGTCAGCCTGCTCACCGCGTGCCTGGCCTACGGCCGGGTGGAGCTGTTCGGGCGGGCGCTCGACGGCGTGCTGGCGACCATGGGCCCGTCGCCGGCCGCCTTCGTCTCCGGGTTCGAACCTCGCCGCGACGCCGGCGCGTTCGCGGGCTTCCGCTATCGCTTCAACCGCCCGCGTGACCTCGTCGCGTTCTGCATCGCCACCCGAGACCTGCTCGCCCGCCACGGCACCCTCGAAAAGTGCTTCCTGGCGGGCGACGGCGACGGGCGGGGGCCCATCGGGCCCGCGCTGGAACGCTTCGTCCGCGCCTTCCTCGACGCCGATCTGCGCGAGGTCTTTCCGCGGGGCCGGCTCTCCCGCGGCTACCGCCACCTGTTTCCGGTCCCGTCGGCCGGGGGCCCGTGCAAGCGCCTGCACCTGTTCCTCCGCTGGGTGGTCCGGCGCGAGCCACCCGACTTCGGTCTCTGGACCTCCCTCTCGCCGTCGCGGCTCCTCATCCCCGTCGACACTCACGTCGAGAACATGAGCCGCGCCATCGGGCTCACTCGACGCCGCAGCCGGACCTGGCGGATGGTCGAGGAGATCACCCGGCGCCTGGCCCGCATCGACCCCGTGGATCCGGTGAAGTACGACTTCGCGCTCTGTCACAAACGGATGTCGGGCGACTGTCGCGACCGCCGTGATCGCGTCGTCTGCGGGCCCTGCGGCCTGCGCGGCGTGTGCCGGCACTGGAGGGGGCACCGTGCTTGA